The window TGCAGACCGGTGTCCCGGGCCTCGAGAGCATCTACGGCATCGCCTCGAACAAGACCACCGAGGGCAACGAGGGCGTCCGGTACGACTTCGAGCCGGCGCAGCGCGGAGCCTTCCCCGCCATGGAGGACTGGGACACCCGCGCCTACCTCCGGCACGTGCCCACTGTGTTCGAAGCCGTCCGCAACGAGTTCGGACCCGAACTGCCGCTGCTGCACGACGGTCACCACCGGATGACCCCGCTGCAGGCCGCGAAGCTCGGCAAGTCGCTCGAGCCGTACGACCTGTTCTGGCTCGAGGACTGCACGCCGGCCGAGAACCAGGAAGCCCTGAAGCTCGTCCGGCAGCACACCACCACACCGCTCGCGATCGGCGAGGTCTTCAACACCATCTGGGACTTCAAGGACATCATCCGCGACCAGCTCATCGACTACGTCCGCGGGGCCGTCACGCACATGGGCGGCATCTCCCCGCTCCGGAAGACGATGGACTACGCCGCGATGTACCAGGTCAAGTCCGGATTCCACGGGCCGACCGACATCTCGCCCGTCGGCCTCGCCGCGCAGATGCACCTCGGGATGGCGATCCACAACTTCGGCATCCAGGAGTACATGCAGCACGGGCCGCAGACGAACCAGGTGTTCCAGCAGACCTTCACCTTCACGGACGGCTACCTGCACCCCGGTGACGAGCCCGGCCTCGGGGTCAGCCTCGACGTCGACGAGGCCGGCAAGTACCCGTACGAGCAGGCCTACCTGCCGTTCAACCGTCTGGCCGACGGCACCGTCCACGACTGGTAGCGGGCAAGCTGGGGGCATGGAGTTCGCAGACGTCGCCAGGGAGCTGCTGCTCGTCGCACCCGGGGACTTCGTCGCGGAGCGCACGGCTCGCCAGCGCGCGGTGCGGCAGGACGACCGCGACCTGGCGGCGGCGATCGGGAAGCTCCGGAAGCCGGCACCGGCAGCGTGGGTCGTGGACCTGCTCGCGCACGACGGCGCCCTCGACGACGCGGTCGACCTCGGACCAGCCCTCCGCAAGGCCCAGGCCGACGCCGACCCCGGAGCGATCCGGACACTCCGACAGCAACGCTCCGAGGTGATCGAGGCTCTGGCGCAGGCCGGGGCCGATCTCGCCTCGGACGCCGGACACTCCGCGACGTCGGCCGTGCTCGACCAGGTGCGCGCGACGATCGAGGCCGCGATGGCCGACCCGCACGCCGGAGCCGCCGTGCGCTCGGGGCTGCTCGTGACGCCCTTGGAGAGCGTGGGGTTCGACGCGGTCGACCTGGACGGGGCGCTCGCGGATCCGGACGCGGTGCCCGACGCCTGGTCCGGCAGCGATGCCCCACCCATCCCGATCACCCGGGCGAGGGGCGCGCGGAAGGCGAGCCGTGCCTCCCGGTCGACGGAGACGGAACCCCAGGACGAACCGCAGCCGGACGCCCAGCCCGAGCCGGAGCGTGACCCGGCCGCTGAGCGGAAAGCCGCACGCCAGGCGGAGACCGCAGCCCGGAGCGAGTCGCGCGACGCCGATGCGGCGCTCGACGCCGCGGAGGCGGACCTCGAGCAGGCCGAGGAGCGCCGGGCCGACCTGCAGCGCGAACTCGACCGGGCCACCGCGGAGACCGAGGCCCTCGAACGTGCTCGTGACGCCGCCGAGGCCGCGAGCAACGACGCCCGCGAGCTGCTGGCGGCCGCGCAGGAGCACCGGCGCACCCTCG of the Curtobacterium sp. TC1 genome contains:
- the manD gene encoding D-mannonate dehydratase ManD; the encoded protein is MTDTTTNPAAPVPGAADTGAATGQTSGRPDTWASADRGQLIERAEVIVTSPNRNFVTLKITTADGVTGLGDATLNGRELGVAAYLSEHVVPLLIGRDASRIEDAWQFLYRSSYWRRGPVTMAAIASVDMALWDIKAKVAGMPLYQLLGGASRTGLMAYGHASGKELPELFDSIREHQEEGYRSIRVQTGVPGLESIYGIASNKTTEGNEGVRYDFEPAQRGAFPAMEDWDTRAYLRHVPTVFEAVRNEFGPELPLLHDGHHRMTPLQAAKLGKSLEPYDLFWLEDCTPAENQEALKLVRQHTTTPLAIGEVFNTIWDFKDIIRDQLIDYVRGAVTHMGGISPLRKTMDYAAMYQVKSGFHGPTDISPVGLAAQMHLGMAIHNFGIQEYMQHGPQTNQVFQQTFTFTDGYLHPGDEPGLGVSLDVDEAGKYPYEQAYLPFNRLADGTVHDW